TTCACCTGCTGGGCGATGAACTCCGCCACCTCGTCGGGGAGCTGGACGTCCTCGAGCGAGGCCTTGCGCTGCAGGATCGCCACCTTGGTCTCGAGGTCCGGCGGCTGGATGTCGGCGATCAGCCCCCACTCGAAGCGGCTGCGCAGACGCTCCTCGAGCGTCGGGATGTTGCGCGGCGAGGAGTCGGAGGAGAGGATGATCTGCTTCTGGCTGGTGTAGAGCGTGTTGAAGGTGTGGAAGAACTCCTCCTGCGTGCGCTCCTTGCCCGCCAGAAATTGGATGTCGTCGATGAGCAGGACGTCGACGTTTCTGTAGCGGTTGCGGAACTCGACCATCTTGTCGTCGCGAATCGCGTTAATCATCTCGTTCGTGAATCGCTCCGACGAGACGTACATCACGCGTGCCGCCTGTTTGTGGGCGAGGACGTGGTGGCCGATCGCCTGCAGGAGGTGTGTTTTGCCGAGGCCCACCCCGCCGTAGATGAACAAGGGATTGTAGGCCCGCGCGGGCGTTTCGGCGACCGCGAGGGCCGCGGCGTGCGCGAAGCGGTTT
The sequence above is a segment of the bacterium genome. Coding sequences within it:
- the dnaA gene encoding chromosomal replication initiator protein DnaA; the encoded protein is MDAQSVAVGQVWQEALTRIESQLSKPSFEAFLKAMRPVTLERDVFVFSVPSLFAKEWLEGRYRGLIAETLREVLTHGVDVRFVVADTDIDLATVQDTPVSREVQVQSPKPPYLEAPSFTSKYTFDTFVVGSGNRFAHAAALAVAETPARAYNPLFIYGGVGLGKTHLLQAIGHHVLAHKQAARVMYVSSERFTNEMINAIRDDKMVEFRNRYRNVDVLLIDDIQFLAGKERTQEEFFHTFNTLYTSQKQIILSSDSSPRNIPTLEERLRSRFEWGLIADIQPPDLETKVAILQRKASLEDVQLPDEVAEFIAQQV